A region of the Lycium barbarum isolate Lr01 chromosome 1, ASM1917538v2, whole genome shotgun sequence genome:
ATCTTCAAGCATCCCAAATTTTGACAGATACCTTGATGTCTTAAGATCTCCCCCGAAGACTAAATTGCATCATGCATGGAAGGTAGGCATGACCAAGAGAAACAAATTGACTTGCCAGTAGCGATTTGTATCTACCATTGACCACCTCAAGACGGAACACTACCATAATGCAGCTTGTTACGAGATATATCTATCCTGCTGCTCCTGGAGAATTCTTCCAGAAGATTTTGCGTCCAGGTAAAGGGATCCGACTTCTTCCAGATCCGCCTGTAAAAGTAAACAGGTAAGTAACAATTCCCCCAACTCCGTATTGACCAAAACCAAAAACAAATTTGATCGTCAGGTACCTTGCAGATTTTATCACGTCCATTCATTTTGGCCACTATATTGGCTGGTGATAGTAGCTGAACAGCATGCCTGACAGAAAGGAAAAGATTGGAATTTGGGACACTCCTTTCCAGAAAAATTGATAGCTCTTAATAAAATACAGTAAGTTAATCAAACCTCAAGGAAGCTTGCTGACCAATCTCTCCTAGGTACGCAAGGCTTTCTTCATCTATTTCTAGTTCCTCTACCTGTGCACGGATAGCTAAGATCTGACCATGCATTGAGACACATATCCATCAAATAACTGCTATGTCACATCAAGGTCGAAATCAACTAAGTGTGCAACAAAAATGTTTATCAAACTATCCAAACCTGTATCATTTCAGCTGGACCATAAGTTTCAGTTCTAATAATCACCAACCGATCTAATAAGTCAACTGGAATGCCATGTGGACTAGCCATATCTGTACCCCTGCAAAGAAAAACATCTAATTTTAAGTGATAACTGACTCATCCTAGCCATCGCATACATTTAAGGTGTTTAAAAAGCTATATTATCTAAAGAGAAAACACAAtttacaccaacaacaacaacaacaacatacccagtgaaatcccacagtgtggggtctggggagggtaaaatgtacgcagaccttacctccatctcggaagatagagaggttgtttccggaagaccctcggctcaagagaaaacatgatgagaaaagaaaaaaactaaaaacTAAAAACACAATTTACACCAACCTGAATAAATAGAAACTAAAAACTCAGGGACTAGTTGAATTTTTCCaatataaccaacaacaacaacaatatacccagtgaaatcccacaatgtggggtctggggagggtaaagtgtaagcagaccttacccctatctcggaagatagggaggctatttccgaaagaccctcggctcaaattTTTCCAATATAACCACTTAGAGGATTTATTGATAGCAGATAAAGATACAACAAGCTCAGCGATGATGtgccagtgaaatcccacaatgtggggtctggggagggtaaagtgtacgcagaccttacccctatctcggaagatagggaggctatttccgaaagaccctcggctcaaattTTTCCAATATAACCACTTAGAGGATTTATTGACAGCAGATAAAGATACAACAAGCTCAGCGATGATGAGCGGATTTTGATATTCTCACATCTCTTGTAGCTAAAAAGTTAAAACTAAAATGGCCCATGTGAATGTAttagggcagcccggtgcactaagctcccgctatgcgcggggtccggggaagggccggaccacaagggtctattgtacacaaccttaccttgcatttctgcaagaggctgtttccacggctcgaacccatgTGAATGTATTGGATGCATAAAAACAACTTAAGAAAAAGAGTGACTATGTATTGTATTATCCTTTATTTCTAAAGACACAAAATAGAATGGGATGTTCTACAAGCACTACATTCTAATATACAACAGATAGATGTCAGATGCAAAGGGGCCAGAAAGCAGCTTCGGTTTATAGTTATCAGAAAAACACACAAtcaaagaaataaataaaattgaTAACATGATAATCAATTTTAAGCATGGGATGGAATAGAACCTCTTACCTGACATTACAGATACCTCTATTTGTGGCAAAAATCACAATTGGAGAAAGTGAACTCTCCAGAGCACGATTCAAGTACGAAAAGCATTCCATATCAAGCATGTGTACCTGCAAAAGAAGCTTCTGTCATTAACTGATCTATAAAAGCATATAATGACTCAATAGACATAAAATATCTATACTAGAAATAACCTCATCAATGAATAAGACTCCGGGGACAAGTTCTGCAGCACCTTCATCAATATAGCTATTAACCACCTGCAGAGAAATAACCCACACGATACGTTATGCTAAATTCTAAACCTTTGTGCTCTACCAGACATATGAACATATCCATGTCTATTCTACTGGATGCAGCTCCAGGCATTATAGTCCATAATCAACAAGCATGAGGCAGAACATTCGGCTATCGAAAGCATTAATTGCACCAAACATAGCAAAGTACCTTATTGATCTCTTGGCGCAACTTGTCAGTGATTTCGGTTTTCCTGGGTTTCATCATCTGACCCATTAAAGACAATATATCTTGTCCTCCTTGAGGTCGTGCATTTGAAGAATCAAGATCATGCAATGTAACATCCTGGCAGAAAGGAACATTAGATCCAGAACTGCAACTATTTACGGATACCTTCATGTCCCTCTTAACAAATTTCCCTCCTAAAAGGCCATTTAAGTATTGATCTATTTGTAAAAAAGATGGAGATGCTTGGATATTTCCCTCCTGCTCCATTGACTATGTCATTTGTTATCAAATGAACTAAACATTTTTCCAGTTAACTCAATTAAATCTTGGAGCCTGAATTCTTGGCCATCACTGTATCTATCTAAGGTTTCATGACATGACTcctccaattggtatctagaattTCACTCTGCAATTTGAAGTTTACAGAAAGAAAATAATCTTTAAAGCATTTATCATTAAATGCATTTCATAAGTAAGGAATATAACAAATTGTCTTAATTGTGAAAGAAGCGCCAAGAAATGAGAGTAACCTGGACTATCTCCTTCTTTTTGTGAACCTCTCCTTTAGGAAGTGGAACATACTCTTCTGCCTCGAGATCAAATTCTGTAGCAAAAGCATCACTCCTACCCACTCTTTTAACTGCTCCACTATTTGCTTCAATGTATATCACATCGCCAACAGCAATCTGCTCATATATCATAGAGACAGGAGAtgacactaaataaaataaatgacaccaTAAGAGAAACGGTCCAACCTAGATCTAACATTTGATGCTAAGGAGGGAAAGCAAATATTATCCTTAACCATACTTATCGACGGGGAAAATTTCCTCTATTGGCGGCATTTACCTTTTCTTTAATCAAGGCATCGTATATAGTTGGGTCAAGCTTCAACTGTTTGGTTCCTTTGACAGTTTTTAGACCAACTATAACATGGTTGATGCTTTTCCCATATCCACCAGTCACGCTCTCAGCCTCTTCTGGAGAAAGTTCAGTCacctatatttaaaaaaaaagcaGTTTTCTAGTACATCAAAACTAATCAAGCAGAAAGTAAAATCATTGTGTCAAAGACATAAAAATGAATTAGATGAGAAATGGGATGATTGTGGACTTGCCTCTCCTTCATAAACCTCCTTATTTTCCTTCATACGAAGCCCTATAGCTCGCCTGAAATTTTCCATCAAAACCTCAGTCTTCTTAACTTCTGATGAATATACTTCAGATCCCACCATTGGACAGAAAGGAACCTGTAAAATTGGTGCAAGCACTAGAAATATCATACAAGCTATATTTTCAACAGTAAACTATATTAAGGATAATGAATATTCTTAACAACCAGGAAGAACCATTTACAAcaccaattaattaaaaaaagatGCACTAAACCTAGAGCTAAAAGTAACAGAAGAAAAAAGTACCTTACTCCCAAGTTCTTGTGATATACCAAGAGCGAGAGCTGTTTTCCCAGTACCTGGCGGTCCAGCAAGCAGTAGAGCTCGACCAGCCATCTTCTTTTGGCGTATCATATCAACCACGAGCCCTGCAGCTTCTCTGGCTGCAGCCTGGCCCACAAACCCAGATGCCAAAGGCATTGCATTTCCATTGGGCTGCCATATAATACAATGTAGTTACATTCAATCAACCATATGAGAACAATTGAAGCGAATGAGAATCAAACTCAGGATTCGAAAACGTTCTAGATGCCCAGAATATCAGCACATGATAGAAGCTTTACTGAAATTTAGAATCACAACCCCCCAAAATGCTGAACAcccaaaagaaagaaattaaacCTCTACATAACCAAGAAAATAAATTAACCTTTATACCATCAAGTtgggatggttgtttcccgtggttcattattgtattgttttcttgaaaccatgtttgtttccattgttttTACAATTATgttgtatggtgttgtaaacccatTGTAATTTTGTGGTTATATAACGATGAAAAAAGCCCAActtttgtaaccacggatttgggGGTTTTTGTGTGGTTATGTGTTTCATTTCATTAATACTGTACAATacaataccatactgtacattatgaaaccatgggTAACGACCATCCAAACAAAGGCTTATGAAAATTGAGAACCAATAAAACTCAAGAAAAACAAATTAAACCTTCGACCAAAAAGCAGCTTTATTGAAATTTAGAATCAAAACCCAAAACCCaaaaacaactacaacaacaacatacatccAAGTGGTGGgagaggtctggggagggtagagtatacgcagacTTTACCCCCCTACGTCGTAGAGATAGAGAGGTAAAAAGCAGTTTGACAAAACCCAAACAAACTATAAACCCAGTGATTGCAGTCCAAAAACTCACCTTGATGCAATGTAAAGTAGAGTTTTTTTGGTGTTACGATGCCTCTATGCAAAGGAAATAATGTGTAGCGTATTTCATGCATACAGTACGAGAATAGGGAAAAGAGGTATTACCTCAAGGCCAAGTCCTTTAATGTGAGTATGAGTTGCTATTCGTTGCTTCTTTATGGTGGATTGTACCTCTTCTATCTTCATCTTCTTCCTCTCTCTTTTGCACCCTCCTTGTTTGTGTACTTGGGGTTTAACAGAATGGAGGCCACGCTGTGCGTTTTTTAATTTCCTTTTTCACACAAAGGCCAAGAGTTATTTCCCTAAattattttttaacttttttcaaattatttttttaaagcttCGCATACTCCCTCCTGCGTTCACTTTTACAGTGGTGTTTACGACTTGGTTAAAAATCGATCCAAACTGAAAATCGAatcaaattaattaaataaatgaatAGTTATTTGGGTTTGATTCCTAAATTTTGAAAAATCGATAATATTTGATCTGGTTTGGTTTTATAAAAaacaaacccaaaaaaaaaagctGAATCAAACCGGCAACTTATATACACAATTTTTATAattatacatatacaatatattaatttttattgcccaaaaatatatattaatttttctaaataattttaaatactttgtttactttttcatcaaaaatttcTTTATCTCTAATTGGCTAACGAATTTTACACCTTAAGCCCATGCCTTAAAACAAAATGCATGAATCCAAACTCATGTATTCGATGAAACAACTGTGAGATTTATCTAAAAAAAATTGTACTATTTCTTATAAGGATATTGCTCTTAATAAATGCTTAAAGATCttaagacattttctccataatccaAGAAAATTACAGCCCcacaaaaaaaaagggtaatAACGGATTATAAATTTAAGAAAATTACAAAGTCTTTCCTAATCTTAGGATGAGAGAAATACCATTAGGTTTTCTTAAGAACCGAAAAATaaaaaccaaaccgaaccaaagtGGCAACAACCAAACCCATGGATATGTGTTATATTTGGTTTCAATAATTAAAAaatcgaaccatgaacacccctacttttacttgtccttactTGTCCGGTATTATtttcgttcacttttacttgtccagtatttttaaaatagatttttcacttttagcatatcaagagaagacaatttcTTTTTCCCTGTTTTATCCATAGTATTAATTAGTACTCATTTCAAATATATTtccaatttttaaaaaatatgcattaattaatatgggtatcataAATTaaacacttcatttattatttcttaaagggtgtgcaaaGTCCatagtagacaagtaaaagtgatcGGAGAGAGTACTTTCTAGGTCACTTATTAAATTAAAGATATTTAAAAATAGTAATTATTGGAGTTATGCTTTCTTGGTTTGATACATATTTTGGATTAAATTTGTCTGATTAAAATGACAGTTAAAATTAATCACGATAAAagaaaaaatcatataatttatTTGTGATAAATTTTATTAATATTTCCAATATAATTTAAATTTTTCACTAAATTACTTCACAGCCATCTCCCTTTCCCTTCTAATTCTTATATTTGAGTTTGCTTTAAAACTTTAATCATAGCTTAATACGGTATTAATTATGCTTTAATATTTTCTTCTACTaatatatctatctatctatatatatatatatatatatatataagcaggaCATAGGACCGCCTACGTGGCACTCTAAAAAAACCGGGAAttgcatttatttattttcacAATTTTTTACAActtttcgttattttcatttaaaaaaagcATGGCTCTTTATCTCTACAAAGAATGCTGAAAAGTCACGTCTTAAATTTCCTTCTCGGTTCAACCGTCACAACTGATTACTTTTACTATCTCGGTTTCATCCTCTTTAATCTCAATTAGGATTTAGGCCTTCTCTCTCGCCCATTTTCCTTTCTGCATCAATCTGCAACACTTTCCTGTTTCCTCTCGGCTAAGATTAAATCCTTCAATTCTTCTTCAATGTTTTCCATTTCCCTTTTGCTGATTTTGAATCTAATTTACCGCAGGGGTCAAAtgagaataagaagaagaaggagtTTTTCAAAATATTAGTTCTAGCGTGTTTCCATGGACCTCCTTTTCCAACTGGTAATTTTGGTTAGACGCTGCTCCCCttcgagaaaaggacaaaaatagtcccttaactatgatagtaggttcaaaatagtcccttaactatgcacttaacggttttagtcctttaagtttgttacaagttaataaaaatggtcccttaactatgagagtaggttcaaaatagtcccttaactatacacttaacggttttggtcctttaagtttgtcataagttgacagttttagtctcgacaaaatattcatcgaactctgtttgttagatttgacg
Encoded here:
- the LOC132605077 gene encoding ruvB-like protein 1; protein product: MKIEEVQSTIKKQRIATHTHIKGLGLEPNGNAMPLASGFVGQAAAREAAGLVVDMIRQKKMAGRALLLAGPPGTGKTALALGISQELGSKVPFCPMVGSEVYSSEVKKTEVLMENFRRAIGLRMKENKEVYEGEVTELSPEEAESVTGGYGKSINHVIVGLKTVKGTKQLKLDPTIYDALIKEKIAVGDVIYIEANSGAVKRVGRSDAFATEFDLEAEEYVPLPKGEVHKKKEIVQDVTLHDLDSSNARPQGGQDILSLMGQMMKPRKTEITDKLRQEINKVVNSYIDEGAAELVPGVLFIDEVHMLDMECFSYLNRALESSLSPIVIFATNRGICNVRGTDMASPHGIPVDLLDRLVIIRTETYGPAEMIQILAIRAQVEELEIDEESLAYLGEIGQQASLRHAVQLLSPANIVAKMNGRDKICKADLEEVGSLYLDAKSSGRILQEQQDRYIS